The Zobellia alginiliquefaciens genome contains a region encoding:
- a CDS encoding FtsB family cell division protein encodes MGFKDLKKKKWFSILTNMYVLVLTVFVIWMLFFDTNSLLIHLELKKEIQKLEKQQEFLKDEIANDKKILEKLSDPEELEKFAREQYFLKKKNEEIYLIEYEDSLKIKEKK; translated from the coding sequence ATGGGATTCAAAGATTTGAAAAAGAAAAAATGGTTTAGCATACTTACCAATATGTACGTGTTGGTGCTGACCGTATTTGTTATATGGATGTTATTTTTTGACACCAATTCCTTATTAATTCATCTAGAACTCAAAAAAGAAATCCAAAAACTGGAGAAACAACAGGAATTCCTAAAGGATGAAATTGCTAATGACAAGAAGATCCTAGAGAAATTATCCGATCCAGAGGAGTTGGAAAAGTTTGCGAGAGAACAGTATTTTCTCAAAAAAAAGAATGAAGAAATTTACCTAATAGAGTATGAGGATAGCCTAAAAATCAAAGAAAAAAAGTGA
- the dapB gene encoding 4-hydroxy-tetrahydrodipicolinate reductase — protein MKIALFGYGKMGKMIEKIAQSRNHTIVAKIDVDAVDIDFSEMDVAIDFSMPSAAFGNLTKCFEHGVPVISGTTGWLDKYDEAVALCKENKGAFIYASNFSLGVNVFFELNEYLAKMMKTLDQYKVSMEEIHHTQKLDEPSGTAITLAEGIIKNTDYKAWKLENAPAGEIPIVSKRIGTTPGTHSIDYSSEVDSIEIKHTAHNREGFALGAVIAAEWIVGKTGVFTMKDVLNLG, from the coding sequence TTGAAAATAGCACTATTCGGATACGGAAAAATGGGTAAGATGATTGAGAAAATCGCCCAAAGCAGAAACCACACTATTGTTGCAAAGATTGATGTTGATGCGGTTGATATTGATTTCTCCGAAATGGATGTCGCTATTGATTTTAGCATGCCAAGTGCCGCATTTGGCAACCTTACCAAATGTTTTGAACACGGCGTACCCGTGATTTCGGGAACAACAGGTTGGTTAGATAAATATGATGAAGCCGTCGCCTTGTGCAAGGAAAACAAAGGAGCCTTTATTTATGCATCCAATTTCAGCTTGGGGGTTAACGTATTTTTTGAACTTAACGAATATTTGGCCAAAATGATGAAAACCTTAGACCAGTACAAGGTATCTATGGAAGAAATTCATCATACCCAGAAGTTAGACGAACCCAGCGGTACGGCTATTACTTTAGCGGAAGGCATAATCAAAAACACGGATTATAAAGCTTGGAAACTTGAAAATGCGCCTGCGGGGGAAATTCCGATCGTATCAAAAAGAATTGGCACAACGCCTGGTACGCATAGCATTGATTATAGTAGCGAGGTTGATTCTATAGAAATTAAGCATACCGCCCATAACAGAGAAGGATTTGCCCTTGGCGCTGTTATTGCAGCTGAATGGATTGTAGGAAAAACTGGTGTTTTCACTATGAAAGATGTGTTAAACCTTGGTTAA
- the udk gene encoding uridine kinase, translated as MLIIGIAGGTGCGKTTVVNQIIDSLPEGEVGVISQDSYYNDLSEMPLEERRKTNFDHPKSIDFDLLEEHLKLLKAGHSIKQPVYSFLECNRTGKTVPVHPTKVLIVEGILILTNSLLRKMMDIKIFVHADSDERLIRRLKRDVNERGWNLDETLDKYQSNIKPMHLQFIEPTKEYADIIIPNNKYNTVAVDIVRTIINEKLV; from the coding sequence ATGCTGATAATTGGAATAGCGGGAGGCACAGGTTGTGGGAAAACTACAGTTGTAAATCAGATCATAGACTCGCTACCAGAAGGTGAAGTTGGAGTTATCTCGCAAGATTCTTACTATAACGACCTCTCCGAAATGCCATTGGAGGAAAGAAGAAAGACAAATTTTGACCATCCAAAATCCATTGATTTTGATTTACTTGAAGAGCATTTGAAGCTTCTAAAAGCAGGACATTCCATTAAACAGCCGGTATATTCTTTTTTAGAATGCAACCGCACGGGAAAAACGGTGCCTGTTCACCCCACTAAAGTGCTTATTGTAGAAGGTATTCTTATTCTGACCAATTCCCTACTTCGCAAAATGATGGACATTAAAATATTTGTTCATGCAGATTCTGATGAAAGATTGATTAGAAGGTTAAAAAGAGACGTAAACGAAAGAGGCTGGAACCTAGATGAAACCTTAGATAAATATCAGTCTAACATAAAACCCATGCATCTTCAGTTTATAGAACCTACTAAAGAATATGCAGATATTATCATTCCCAACAATAAATATAATACAGTGGCAGTTGATATTGTAAGAACAATCATCAACGAGAAACTGGTATAG
- a CDS encoding ParA family protein: MGKIIAIANQKGGVGKTTTTVNLAASLGVLEKKVLLIDADPQANATSGLGIDVESVEYGTYQLLEHTKNAKEAIISTDSPNLDLIPAHIDLVAIEIELVDKDQREYMMKKAISDLRDSYDYILIDCAPSLGLLTLNALTAADSVIIPIQCEYFALEGLGKLLNTIKSVQKIHNANLDIEGMLLTMYDSRLRLSNQVVEEVRKHFVDMVFDTIIQRNVRLSEAPSYGESIIKYDASSKGATNYLNLAHEVVKKNKEIA; this comes from the coding sequence ATGGGCAAGATTATTGCTATTGCGAATCAAAAGGGAGGAGTGGGCAAAACCACTACAACAGTTAATTTGGCAGCTTCTTTAGGTGTTTTGGAGAAGAAAGTATTGCTAATAGATGCGGATCCACAGGCCAATGCTACTTCAGGTTTAGGCATTGATGTAGAAAGTGTTGAATATGGTACGTATCAACTTCTTGAGCATACTAAAAATGCCAAGGAAGCGATTATTAGCACTGACTCCCCCAACTTAGACTTAATTCCTGCACACATTGACCTGGTAGCCATTGAAATTGAATTGGTGGACAAGGATCAACGGGAATATATGATGAAGAAAGCAATATCTGACCTTAGGGACAGCTATGATTATATTTTAATTGATTGCGCACCTTCTTTGGGTCTACTTACTTTGAACGCCCTTACTGCGGCAGACTCGGTAATTATACCAATACAATGTGAATACTTTGCTTTGGAAGGCCTTGGAAAACTACTGAACACCATTAAAAGTGTTCAGAAAATACACAACGCCAACCTAGATATTGAAGGCATGTTATTGACCATGTACGATTCTCGTTTAAGACTTTCAAACCAAGTAGTAGAAGAAGTACGCAAGCACTTTGTAGATATGGTTTTCGATACTATAATTCAGCGTAACGTAAGGTTAAGCGAGGCACCTAGTTATGGGGAAAGCATTATAAAGTATGATGCAAGCAGCAAAGGCGCTACTAATTACTTGAACCTGGCCCATGAAGTCGTCAAGAAAAACAAAGAGATAGCTTAA
- a CDS encoding ParB/RepB/Spo0J family partition protein, which produces MAKATKKQALGRGLSALLKDPENDIQSAADKNADKVVGNIVELDIESIEMNPFQPRSNFNDEALQELATSISQLGVIQPITVRKLDFNKYQLVSGERRCRASKLAGLTTIPAYIRIADDQESLEMALVENIQRQDLDPIEIALSYQRLLDEIQLTQEKLSDRVGKKRSTITNYLRLLRLDPIIQTGIRDGFLSMGHGRALVNIEKKSDQIDLYEKIIGQNLSVRDTERAVKAYHEGSSPEKPAKKAPKTPEFAKGNIKPFTDHLSVKVDISATEKGNGKITIPFHSQEEFKRIKKLILGE; this is translated from the coding sequence ATGGCGAAAGCAACAAAAAAACAAGCACTAGGCCGCGGACTCTCCGCTTTATTAAAAGACCCTGAAAACGACATTCAATCTGCTGCAGACAAGAATGCGGACAAAGTGGTCGGAAATATTGTAGAGCTGGATATTGAGTCTATTGAAATGAACCCTTTTCAGCCGCGTTCTAATTTCAATGATGAGGCGCTTCAGGAATTGGCCACTTCAATTAGTCAATTAGGTGTTATACAACCTATAACGGTTCGTAAATTAGATTTCAATAAATATCAACTGGTTTCTGGTGAACGAAGATGCCGTGCTTCCAAACTGGCAGGTCTCACCACTATACCAGCATATATACGTATTGCGGATGATCAAGAATCATTGGAAATGGCCTTGGTGGAGAATATCCAACGCCAAGACCTAGATCCAATTGAAATTGCGCTGTCTTACCAAAGGTTGCTTGATGAAATTCAACTTACCCAAGAAAAACTTAGTGATCGTGTAGGTAAAAAACGCTCTACCATTACCAATTACCTGCGTCTCTTACGTCTAGACCCTATTATCCAAACAGGTATTAGAGATGGCTTTTTAAGCATGGGACATGGTCGTGCACTGGTAAATATTGAAAAGAAGAGTGACCAGATAGATCTATACGAAAAAATTATAGGCCAGAATCTTTCTGTACGTGATACGGAACGTGCCGTAAAAGCTTATCATGAAGGTAGTTCCCCTGAAAAACCTGCAAAAAAGGCTCCAAAAACCCCGGAATTTGCAAAGGGAAATATTAAACCCTTTACCGACCATCTTTCGGTAAAAGTAGATATTTCCGCTACAGAAAAAGGGAATGGAAAAATAACTATTCCGTTTCATTCTCAGGAAGAGTTCAAACGAATAAAAAAATTGATCCTAGGTGAGTAA
- a CDS encoding DUF5683 domain-containing protein: MSKSLLTLVFITLFTLTATAQEETAKGKEVDSLQTDLAEEGIIVVDTLKKKKVRINPLAPSKAAFYSAVLPGLGQIYNKRYWKVPIVYGAIGAAVYGYTWNNNNYQRVRTAFKRRRAGFTDDEFYDPNNTGSGPLLGLDDLQSQQERFQNDRDLLLLVSIALYALNIVDANVDAHLKQFNIDDDLSFDMEPFLDLDPITNNPSYGMALIIKF; encoded by the coding sequence GTGAGTAAATCCCTCCTAACCCTTGTTTTCATTACTCTTTTTACATTAACTGCTACTGCACAGGAAGAAACAGCTAAAGGTAAAGAGGTAGATTCACTCCAAACTGATTTAGCGGAAGAGGGAATTATAGTAGTGGATACGCTGAAAAAGAAAAAGGTTAGAATCAACCCGCTTGCCCCAAGCAAAGCGGCTTTTTATTCTGCTGTTTTACCTGGTTTAGGTCAGATTTACAATAAGCGGTATTGGAAAGTGCCAATAGTTTATGGAGCAATTGGTGCCGCTGTGTATGGGTATACTTGGAATAACAATAATTATCAACGTGTACGAACGGCTTTTAAAAGAAGAAGGGCCGGTTTTACCGATGATGAATTCTATGACCCTAACAATACCGGAAGTGGGCCGCTTTTAGGTTTAGACGATTTACAGAGTCAACAAGAACGTTTTCAAAATGATCGAGATTTGTTGTTACTTGTATCCATTGCATTATATGCTTTAAATATTGTAGATGCCAATGTAGATGCACATTTAAAACAATTCAATATTGATGACGATTTAAGCTTTGATATGGAACCGTTTCTAGATTTGGACCCCATAACCAACAACCCTAGTTACGGGATGGCCCTGATTATAAAATTTTAA
- a CDS encoding multidrug effflux MFS transporter — MQNDNVKPNFEFIALMASLMSIVALAIDALLPALSNIGITVNSLDPIKNQLLITMIFLGLGVGQLFFGPLSDSYGRKPVVYIGFSLFAVASVICVLAPTLEIMIVGRILQGIGLSAPRTIAISIIRDTYKGDYMAKIMSFVTAFFILVPVVAPAIGKWIMDAFGWEYIFYIQLFFSFIVSIWFWKRQPETLKPQFKIPFSASVFISGSKEFFRYRETVAFTFASGFVTGAFLVYLSSSQHVFEDQYGMVENFPYIFAGLACSIGLSTFLNGTLVIRFGMRRLALTAMSAFCIIAMSYVVMFWGRPNPGMPVLVAFLFAQFLCLGFLWGNFRSIAMEPIGHIAGIGAAINGFISTLLSVPIANYIGGYVQDTVWPMFAGLTICGVLSLVTILLGTKGKVLATAERSSL; from the coding sequence ATGCAAAATGACAACGTAAAACCCAATTTTGAATTCATAGCCTTAATGGCTTCTCTTATGTCTATTGTGGCCTTGGCCATAGATGCGTTATTGCCTGCTTTGTCCAACATTGGGATTACCGTTAACAGCTTAGACCCAATAAAAAATCAGCTGTTAATCACCATGATTTTCCTAGGTCTTGGCGTGGGACAATTGTTTTTTGGACCCTTGTCCGATAGTTACGGCAGGAAGCCTGTAGTTTACATTGGTTTCTCGCTTTTTGCTGTTGCAAGCGTAATATGTGTATTAGCACCTACATTGGAAATAATGATTGTAGGTCGTATTCTACAAGGTATTGGCCTGTCAGCACCACGTACCATAGCTATTTCTATAATTAGGGATACCTATAAAGGCGATTATATGGCAAAAATTATGTCTTTTGTTACCGCGTTCTTTATTTTGGTACCTGTAGTGGCTCCAGCCATTGGCAAGTGGATTATGGACGCTTTTGGATGGGAATATATATTTTACATCCAATTGTTTTTCAGTTTTATAGTGAGTATCTGGTTTTGGAAACGGCAACCGGAAACTTTAAAACCTCAATTTAAAATACCGTTCTCTGCTTCGGTTTTTATCAGTGGCTCAAAAGAGTTTTTTAGATATCGCGAAACCGTTGCTTTTACATTTGCATCTGGCTTTGTAACGGGTGCTTTTTTGGTGTACTTAAGTTCATCTCAGCATGTATTTGAGGATCAATACGGTATGGTGGAAAACTTTCCCTACATATTTGCAGGTCTTGCTTGCTCCATTGGCCTTTCTACTTTTTTGAACGGTACGCTGGTAATACGCTTTGGTATGCGCCGTTTGGCGCTGACGGCTATGAGTGCATTTTGTATCATAGCAATGTCTTATGTGGTGATGTTTTGGGGTAGGCCCAACCCGGGTATGCCAGTGCTGGTTGCATTTTTATTCGCTCAATTCTTGTGTTTAGGTTTTTTATGGGGAAATTTTAGATCTATAGCTATGGAGCCTATTGGGCATATAGCAGGAATTGGAGCTGCTATAAATGGTTTTATTTCAACCCTTCTTTCCGTGCCTATAGCAAATTATATAGGCGGATATGTTCAGGATACGGTTTGGCCCATGTTTGCAGGTCTTACTATTTGTGGTGTACTTTCTTTGGTGACCATATTATTGGGAACCAAAGGAAAGGTGCTTGCCACTGCTGAGCGAAGTAGTCTTTAA